In Kordiimonas pumila, a single genomic region encodes these proteins:
- a CDS encoding cupin domain-containing protein: MPIINLAGCKVTPEKSLPAPEKILSGHPVQETENLYTDAKEKVFVGYWSSDIGKWSIDCTGDEEYCHILYGKVCLTDDADGKKVTFVEGDQFIIPEGFKGTWETIEKCKKLYFITNVG; the protein is encoded by the coding sequence ATGCCAATCATCAATTTAGCTGGGTGTAAGGTTACGCCGGAAAAAAGCCTGCCTGCGCCTGAAAAAATACTATCTGGGCACCCGGTACAGGAAACTGAGAATCTCTATACCGATGCAAAAGAAAAAGTTTTTGTTGGTTATTGGTCAAGCGACATTGGGAAATGGTCAATTGACTGCACTGGTGATGAGGAATACTGCCACATTTTGTATGGAAAAGTTTGTTTAACTGATGATGCAGACGGTAAGAAAGTAACTTTTGTAGAGGGTGATCAGTTTATCATTCCTGAAGGTTTTAAAGGCACATGGGAAACCATAGAAAAGTGCAAAAAATTATACTTCATAACCAACGTTGGATAA
- a CDS encoding OmpA family protein, translating into MKNTRSTALLVASVFALHACTTDPYTGEKKISKTAVGAMIGAAAGAAGGAIVGGSNKRKSILIGAGIGTLVGGGVGLYMDQQEKKLRKQLEGTGVQVVRDGDNIILSMPGDVTFDTNSSVVKSQFNDVLHSVSLVLNEYEKTYVDVLGHTDSIGSAEYNMTLSQQRAQSVANILASNKILPERMIIRGVGESYPIASNDTPSGRALNRRVEIALTPVVE; encoded by the coding sequence ATGAAAAATACTCGATCTACAGCCTTGTTGGTTGCGTCAGTGTTCGCACTTCATGCTTGCACGACCGATCCGTATACTGGCGAAAAAAAGATATCAAAAACAGCAGTTGGAGCCATGATTGGCGCAGCTGCAGGCGCGGCAGGTGGGGCCATTGTTGGCGGTAGTAATAAGCGCAAATCTATACTGATTGGTGCTGGTATAGGTACGTTGGTTGGCGGCGGAGTTGGCCTTTATATGGATCAACAAGAAAAAAAGCTGCGAAAACAGCTTGAAGGTACTGGTGTCCAAGTTGTCAGGGACGGTGATAACATCATCCTTAGTATGCCTGGCGATGTTACATTTGACACAAACAGTTCAGTTGTTAAGTCTCAGTTTAATGATGTGCTTCATTCAGTTTCATTGGTGCTTAACGAATATGAAAAAACCTATGTGGATGTTCTAGGTCACACCGACTCGATCGGTTCAGCAGAATATAACATGACATTATCGCAGCAACGGGCACAATCAGTGGCTAACATACTGGCGTCTAATAAGATCTTGCCTGAAAGAATGATCATTCGTGGTGTAGGTGAATCCTATCCCATCGCTTCGAATGACACACCCTCAGGCAGAGCACTAAACCGCCGCGTGGAAATAGCTCTCACACCTGTTGTGGAATAG
- the rplM gene encoding 50S ribosomal protein L13, protein MKTYSAKPSEIEKKWLLVDAEDVVLGRMAQAIAVVLRGKHKPTYTPHMDCGDNVIIINAEKVKLTGKKRENKVYYRHTGHPGGIKSATAAEILDGRFPERVVEKAVERMIPKGPLGRQQMRNLRVYAGSDHPHAAQNPEVLDVAAMNPKNKR, encoded by the coding sequence ATGAAAACTTATTCCGCAAAACCATCGGAGATTGAAAAGAAGTGGCTTCTTGTCGACGCCGAAGACGTTGTTCTTGGTCGTATGGCACAAGCTATTGCTGTTGTTCTCCGTGGCAAACACAAGCCAACATATACACCACACATGGATTGTGGTGACAATGTTATCATCATCAACGCAGAAAAAGTGAAGTTGACGGGTAAAAAGCGCGAAAATAAAGTGTATTACCGTCACACTGGCCATCCAGGTGGTATCAAGTCTGCTACTGCTGCTGAAATTCTCGATGGCCGCTTCCCAGAGCGTGTTGTGGAGAAAGCTGTTGAGCGTATGATCCCTAAAGGACCATTAGGTCGTCAGCAAATGCGTAACCTTCGTGTTTATGCAGGTAGCGATCACCCCCATGCCGCACAGAACCCTGAAGTTCTGGACGTTGCTGCAATGAATCCCAAGAACAAGAGGTAA
- the def gene encoding peptide deformylase: MPALPLILGPDPILRKKSLPVEVVTDDTKKNIQDMLDTLYEHRAVGLGANMVGILEQIIVVDLQQEGKKSPLVCINPIITWQSDTKTTQEEASLCFPGISAEITRPDAVHVRYLDLEGKDQSLDAEGFLATVIQHEMDYLQGKTYLDHLSKIKRDILIKKMQKQLRNHSCGDPGCDHDHH, encoded by the coding sequence ATGCCAGCTCTTCCCCTTATTCTCGGCCCAGACCCAATACTTAGAAAAAAATCGTTGCCCGTAGAGGTTGTGACGGATGATACGAAAAAAAATATTCAGGACATGCTCGATACACTCTATGAACACCGTGCTGTTGGACTTGGCGCCAATATGGTTGGTATTCTTGAGCAAATTATTGTGGTTGATTTGCAGCAAGAAGGTAAAAAATCCCCTCTTGTTTGCATTAACCCGATTATAACATGGCAGTCAGATACAAAAACTACACAGGAAGAAGCCTCACTGTGTTTCCCTGGTATATCTGCAGAAATAACTCGCCCCGATGCAGTGCATGTTCGGTACCTTGATTTAGAAGGTAAAGATCAATCGCTAGATGCTGAAGGCTTTTTGGCAACAGTTATTCAACACGAGATGGATTATCTACAAGGCAAAACCTACCTAGATCATCTGTCAAAAATTAAACGTGATATTCTAATCAAGAAAATGCAAAAACAACTTCGTAATCATAGCTGTGGTGACCCTGGTTGTGACCACGATCACCATTAA
- a CDS encoding c-type cytochrome has protein sequence MHKLTLFCAVVIGLLLPVSAAAHETVGSDAEIQAWTTGAKAFVYCANCHTINGTEKMRFGPDLLGIVGRPVASLAEYSYSDALHLYGGIWSKERLNRFIAKPDHAVKGTKMPYAGLLSPHARADLIEYLDAVGKMPRELDTGDILSKALLEGNADHGSVLFTPCLACHNAEKGLGHKIGPNLSGIIGRKIASSENFEYSERLRRRGGYWTPEALNAFFFEVKEFDQGSHMAFLRLTRLKDRADLIAWLNTL, from the coding sequence ATGCACAAACTAACACTTTTTTGTGCGGTTGTTATCGGCTTGCTCTTGCCCGTCTCTGCTGCAGCGCATGAAACGGTTGGGAGCGACGCCGAGATTCAAGCTTGGACCACAGGAGCCAAAGCTTTTGTTTATTGTGCTAATTGCCACACCATAAACGGTACTGAAAAGATGCGATTTGGGCCAGATCTTCTTGGCATCGTTGGTAGACCTGTTGCCAGCCTAGCCGAGTATTCATATAGCGATGCCCTACATCTCTATGGTGGTATATGGTCAAAAGAACGATTAAACCGCTTTATCGCTAAACCAGACCATGCCGTTAAAGGCACCAAAATGCCATATGCGGGCTTGCTGAGTCCCCATGCGCGAGCTGACCTTATTGAATATCTGGACGCTGTTGGTAAAATGCCGCGGGAGCTTGATACAGGAGACATCCTCTCAAAAGCATTGCTGGAAGGTAATGCTGATCATGGCTCTGTATTATTTACACCATGCCTTGCATGTCATAATGCAGAAAAAGGCTTAGGACACAAAATTGGCCCCAATCTCAGCGGTATTATTGGGCGAAAGATAGCTTCCTCTGAAAACTTTGAATACAGTGAACGTCTCCGCAGAAGAGGGGGCTACTGGACACCTGAAGCTCTCAATGCTTTCTTTTTTGAAGTGAAAGAGTTTGATCAAGGTAGCCATATGGCATTTTTAAGGTTAACGCGTTTAAAAGATAGAGCGGATCTTATTGCATGGCTTAATACGCTATAA
- a CDS encoding DUF4399 domain-containing protein codes for MKKLIMISLAFIGFLAAPVIANDQTPSADGAGVYFISPKDGDVIKGPVTIRFGLKGMGVAPAGIEKSATGHHHLIIDAELPPLDENIPMDEHHKHFGGGQTEVTMELSPGTHTLQLLLGDMNHIPHDPAVYSEKITVTIK; via the coding sequence ATGAAAAAACTAATAATGATTTCACTAGCTTTTATAGGCTTTTTAGCAGCACCGGTTATAGCAAATGACCAAACTCCCTCAGCAGATGGGGCTGGAGTCTATTTTATCTCACCAAAAGATGGAGATGTTATCAAAGGTCCTGTTACAATTCGCTTTGGACTAAAAGGAATGGGCGTTGCCCCAGCAGGTATTGAGAAATCAGCGACAGGCCACCACCACCTGATCATTGATGCTGAACTTCCGCCGCTGGATGAAAATATTCCTATGGATGAGCACCACAAGCATTTTGGTGGCGGCCAAACTGAAGTGACCATGGAACTAAGTCCAGGCACTCATACGCTGCAACTTTTACTGGGTGACATGAACCATATTCCGCATGACCCAGCTGTATATTCTGAAAAAATTACGGTTACAATTAAGTAG
- the rpsI gene encoding 30S ribosomal protein S9, translating to MADLQDLKEITGKATAEVATEERKPVVDAQGRTYATGKRKDAVARVWIKPGSGKVTVNERDQEVYFARPTLRLVVNQPFQVAGREKQYDVIATVKGGGLSGQAGAVKHGISKAIQLAEPELRGALKAAGFLTRDSRVVERKKYGKAKARKSFQFSKR from the coding sequence ATGGCCGACCTTCAGGATCTGAAAGAAATTACCGGTAAAGCAACTGCAGAAGTTGCCACCGAAGAACGGAAACCCGTTGTTGATGCACAGGGCCGTACATATGCAACAGGCAAGCGTAAAGATGCCGTTGCCCGCGTATGGATTAAGCCTGGTTCAGGGAAAGTAACTGTTAATGAGCGCGATCAGGAAGTGTATTTTGCACGCCCAACTCTGCGTCTTGTCGTTAACCAGCCTTTCCAAGTTGCTGGCCGTGAAAAACAGTATGATGTTATCGCGACAGTAAAAGGCGGTGGCCTTTCTGGACAAGCCGGTGCGGTTAAACATGGTATTTCAAAAGCTATTCAATTAGCGGAACCAGAACTACGCGGCGCTCTTAAAGCTGCAGGCTTCCTGACACGCGACAGCCGCGTTGTTGAGCGTAAGAAATACGGTAAAGCAAAAGCACGGAAAAGCTTCCAGTTCTCCAAGCGTTAA